In Macrobrachium rosenbergii isolate ZJJX-2024 unplaced genomic scaffold, ASM4041242v1 13908, whole genome shotgun sequence, one genomic interval encodes:
- the LOC136838013 gene encoding rho GTPase-activating protein gacV-like: protein MSGDATKGVEELREELNIQDLEIDELIELPKAAHVTINQSNDGLSSLEEKVEHLQKTAAHHQAPEAFHGPTHNEMEEEEEEEEEEEEEEEEEEEEDEERANFLLRVIIMVVTAPPQTRDGEETHLLILPVVNTSQLRQVKQRSHHVAALVITARLCIPVIPMPSTESCDYLSDVFSPRFHVFEKNLSQF, encoded by the exons atgtcaGGAGATGCTACGAAGGGCGTCGAGGAACTTCGAGAGGAACTGAACATCCAAGACCTAGAAATTGATGAATTAATCGAACTACCAAAAGCTGCTCATGTCACGATCAATCAATCGAATGATGGCCTTTCGTCGCTGGAGGAGAAGGTGGAGCACCTTCAGAAAACAGCTGCTCATCATCAGGCACCAGAGGCATTTCACGGACCTACA CACAacgagatggaagaagaagaagaagaagaagaagaagaagaagaagaagaagaagaagaagaagaagaagatgaagaaagagccAATTTTCTGTTGAGGGTGATCATCATGGTCGTCACAGCTCCTCCTCAAACGAGGGATGGCGAGGAAACTCACCTACTAATTTTACCAGTCGTCAATACGAGCCAACTCAGACAGGTGAAGCAGAGAAGCCATCACGTCGCCGCCCTTGTTATAACTGCC AGGCTGTGTATACCAGTCATCCCCATGCCCTCAACTGAGAGCTGTGATTATCTTTCCGACGTGTTTAGTCCAAGATTTCATGTGTTTGAGAAAAACCTCTCCCAATTCTAG